Proteins from a genomic interval of Medicago truncatula cultivar Jemalong A17 chromosome 3, MtrunA17r5.0-ANR, whole genome shotgun sequence:
- the LOC11414811 gene encoding probable inactive leucine-rich repeat receptor-like protein kinase At3g03770 produces the protein MGFYDLVLLFCYVWYVFYVGSCIAQLQSSQIQVLLQLQKHLEYPTQLEIWKDRRTELCFIPSTQVKVSCKDNFVIELSIFGDKPNKGRGFDGFAIPNQTLSQSFSMDSFVATLARLTSLRVLHLVSLGIWGPFPDRIHRLFSLEQLDLSSNYLYGSIPPKISTMVSLQILMLGDNFFNGTIPNLFDSSSNLTVFSLKNNKLKGPFPFSILSITTLTNIDMSRNQISGSLQDFTGLSSLEHLDLRENELDSDLPALPKGLISLFLNRNSFSGQIPKSYGQLNSLQHLDISFNTLTGATPSELFSLPNIIYLNLGSNMLSGTLQNSLRCGRNLSFVDISNNRLIGALPYSLSNVSENRAVESDGNCLSGTLQHQHAVSYCAEAPDKKKSNRVGIFVGVIVGILVIIVLFGLCIVVICKRYYSRGIAEQHLLHKSVQDSYSAGFSCELIANARYVSEAAKLGREDLPSCRSYSLEELMEATNNFDNSTFLGENIYGKLYKGKLENGIPVVIRCIPLSKKYSIRNFKLRLDLLAKLRHTHLISLLGHCIDGILGERNDSKVFLIYECVSNGNFQTYLSGDSCGKIFNWSERLSVLISVAKAIHFLHTGMIPGFFRNRLKTNNILFNENWMAKLSDYGLSIVSEETDASGVIGESPNSWQMKKLEDDIYSFGFIILEALVGPSMFAKREAAVLNAMASFSSQDEWKQIVDPVVQATCCKESLSIVISITNKCISTESWSRPSIEDVLWNLQYASQVQNNS, from the exons ATGGGGTTTTATGACTTGGTTTTGCTGTTCTGTTATGTTTGGTATGTCTTTTATGTGGGAAGTTGCATTGCTCAGTTACAATCCTCTCAGATACAAGTTCTTCTGCAGTTACAAAAACACTTAGAATATCCAACACAGTTAGAAATATGGAAAGATCGTAGGACAGAACTTTGCTTTATCCCTTCAACACAAGTCAAAGTCTCATGCAAGGACAATTTTGTCATAGAGCTTTCTATCTTTGGTGATAAGCCAAACAAGGGTAGAGGTTTTGATGGTTTTGCTATTCCAAATCAAACACTATCACAAAGCTTCTCAATGGACTCATTTGTTGCAACTCTTGCAAGGTTAACTAGCTTGAGAGTTCTTCATCTTGTTTCTTTGGGAATTTGGGGACCATTTCCTGATAGAATTCATAGATTATTTTCACTTGAACAATTGGATTTGAGTTCTAATTATCTTTATGGATCAATCCCTCCAAAAATTTCTACTATGGTCAGCCTTCAAATTCTTATGTTAGGTGATAACTTCTTCAATGGTACTATCCCAAACTTGTTTGATTCATCAAGTAATCTCACAGTTTTTAGTTTGAAGAACAATAAGTTGAAGGGTCCATTTCCATTTTCAATCCTTAGTATCACAACTTTGACTAACATTGACATGTCAAGAAATCAGATATCCGGAAGCTTACAAGACTTTACTGGTTTGAGTAGTTTGGAACACTTAGATTTAAGAGAAAATGAGTTAGATTCTGATTTACCTGCATTGCCTAAAGGGTTGATATCGCTTTTCCTCAACCGGAATTCCTTCTCAGGTCAAATTCCAAAAAGCTATGGTCAACTAAATAGTCTTCAGCACCTTGATATTTCCTTCAATACACTCACAGGAGCTACTCCTTCTGAACTTTTTTCTTTGCCTAACATTATTTACTTGAATTTGGGATCCAACATGCTGAGTGGAACACTTCAAAATTCTCTTAGATGTGGCCGCAATCTTAGTTTTGTTGACATATCAAATAATAGGCTAATTGGAGCCTTGCCTTATTCTCTAAGCAATGTGTCAGAAAATAGAGCTGTGGAGAGTGATGGAAACTGTTTATCTGGTACTTTGCAGCATCAGCATGCAGTATCTTATTGCGCAGAAGCTCCTGATAAGAAGAAATCGAACCGAGTTGGAatttttgttggtgtcattgttGGAATTCTTGTTATCATTGTCCTTTTTGGTTTATGCATCGTTGTTATATGTAAGAGGTATTACTCTAGAGGGATTGCAGAGCAGCACCTATTGCATAAATCAGTTCAAGATAGCTACTCAGCAGGGTTCTCATGTGAGCTTATTGCAAATGCAA GATATGTTTCCGAAGCTGCAAAGTTAGGCAGAGAAGACCTTCCATCGTGTCGATCATATTCGTTGGAGGAGCTTATGGAAGCAACAAATAACTTTGACAATTCTACTTTTCTTGGTGAAAATATATATGGGAAG CTTTACAAAGGAAAACTGGAGAATGGGATACCTGTTGTAATAAGGTGCATACCTTTATCAAAAAAGTACTCAATTCGGAATTTCAAACTGAGGCTGGATTTGCTTGCAAAGCTCCGCCACACGCATTTGATATCCCTATTGGGACACTGCATTGATGGTATTTTAGGAGAGCGTAACGATTCAAAGGTCTTTCTCATTTATGAATGTGTATCAAATGGGAATTTCCAAACCTATCTCTCAG GAGATAGTTGTGGCAAGATTTTCAATTGGTCAGAGAGATTGTCAGTTTTAATTAGTGTTGCTAAGGCTATTCACTTCTTACACACTGGAATGATACCTGGTTTCTTCAGAAATAGACTTAAGAccaacaatattttgtttaatgaaaATTGGATGGCAAAGTTGAGTGACTATGGATTGTCCATTGTCTCAGAAGAAACTGATGCAAGTGGG GTCATAGGAGAAAGCCCTAATTCATG GCAAATGAAAAAGCTAGAGGATGATATTTATAGCTTTGGATTCATAATACTTGAGGCACTTGTTGGACCTTCAATGTTTGCTAAAAGAGAAGCAGCTGTGCTAAATGCAATG GCTTCCTTCAGTAGTCAAGATGAGTGGAAACAAATAGTGGACCCAGTTGTGCAAGCTACTTGCTGCAAAGAATCTCTATCTATTGTGATTTCTATAACAAACAAGTGTATATCTACCGAGTCGTGGAGTCGACCTTCGATCGAGGATGTCCTTTGGAACTTGCAGTATGCTTCTCAAGTCCAGAACAACAGCTGA
- the LOC11419138 gene encoding argininosuccinate synthase, chloroplastic — MAQLNAILTYSSPAIAPTKHAKEHLLHHRFCQAKPSSLRELSPRRSFGAASKPQVIKAVLYKDVEISETKKVAGLKGKLNKVVLAYSGGLDTSVVVPWLRENYGCDVVCFTADLGQGASELEGLEEKAKASGASQLVVKDLKEEFVRDYVFPCLRAGAIYERKYLLGTAIARPVIAKAMVDIANEVGADAVSHGCTGKGNDQVRFELSFFALNPKLNVVAPWREWDITGREDAIEYAKKHDVPVPVTKKSIYSRDRNLWHITHEGDVLEDPANEPKKDMYMLTVDPEDAPNEPEYVEIGFELGIPVSLNGKRLSPGNLVAELNEIGGRHGIGRVDLVEDRIVGMKSRGVYETPGGTILFTAARDLETLTLDRETLQLKDSLALKYAELVYAGRWFDPLRESMDSFMEKISQTTTGSVSLKLYKGSASVTGRKSPYSLYREDISSFESGEIYNHADAVGFIKLYGLPMRIRAMMEQGI; from the exons ATGGCGCAGTTGAATGCAATTCTTACATACTCATCCCCAGCTATTGCTCCTACCAAACATGCAAAAG AGCACCTGCTGCATCACCGGTTCTGCCAGGCAAAGCCTTCTTCATTAAGAGAG TTGAGTCCAAGAAGAAGTTTTGGTGCTGCAAGTAAACCTCAAG TTATAAAAGCTGTGCTATATAAAGACGTAGAAATTTCTGAGACCAAGAAGGTTGCTGGACTAAAAGGTAAATTGAATAAGGTTGTTCTGGCTTATAGTGGTGGCTTAGACACATCGGTTGTTGTCCCCTGGCTGag AGAGAACTATGGCTGTGATGTTGTTTGCTTCACTGCTGATCTAGGCCAA GGGGCAAGTGAATTGGAAGGTTTAGAAGAGAAGGCAAAAGCCAGCGGAGCTTCTCAGTTAGTCGTGAAGGATTTGAAGGAGGAATTTGTTAGGGATTATGTATTCCCTTGCCTGCGTGCCGGTGCAATTTATGAGAGGAAGTATTTGCTTGGAACTGCAATAGCTCGCCCTGTAATTGCAAAG GCTATGGTGGATATTGCCAATGAAGTTGGAGCTGATGCTGTCTCGCATGGTTGTACAGGGAAAGGAAATGATCAG GTTCGATTTGAACTCTCCTTTTTTGCTCTGAATCCCAAGTTAAATGTCGTGGCTCCATGGAGGGAGTGGGATATTACAGGGAGAGAAGATGCTATTGAGTATGCTAAGAAGCATGATGTACCGGTTCCTGTAACCAAAAAATCCATATATAGCAGGGATAGGAACCTTTGGCACATAACTCATGAG GGTGATGTTTTGGAAGATCCAgcaaatgaacctaaaaaggaTATGTACATGTTGACTGTAGACCCAGAGGATGCTCCAAACGAGCCAGA ATATGTGGAGATTGGATTTGAGTTAGGCATTCCAGTATCGCTGAACGGGAAGAGGCTTTCTCCAGGAAATTTGGTTGCTGAGCTGAATGAGATAGGTGGAAGGCATGGAATAGGCCGTGTCGACTTGGTTGAAGACCGCATTGTAGGCATGAAGAGCCGAGGAGTTTACGAAACTCCAGGTGGCACCATTCTCTTCACTGCAGCAAGAGACTTAGAGACTTTGACTCTTGATCGTGAAACACTTCAGCTTAAAGACTCATTAGCACTTAAATATGCAGAGTTAGTGTATGCTGGAAGATGGTTTGATCCACTTCGCGAATCGATGGATTCATTCATGGAGAAGATCTCACAGACTACAACAGGTTCAGTGAGTTTGAAACTGTATAAAGGTAGTGCTTCTGTGACGGGTCGGAAGAGTCCTTATAGTTTATATAGGGAAGATATTTCTTCATTTGAGAGTGGGGAGATATATAATCATGCTGATGCTGTTGGGTTTATAAAGCTTTATGGTCTTCCAATGAGGATCAGAGCCATGATGGAACAAGGCATTTAA
- the LOC11414812 gene encoding argininosuccinate synthase, chloroplastic, with protein sequence NISYCFNCFPFTFTTRKICCRYVEIGFESGIPVTVNGKRLSPGNLVAELNEIGGRHGIGCVDIVENHIVGLKSRGVYETPGGTIFFTAARDLESLTLDRETLQLKDSLAIKYAELVYAGRWFDPLRESMDAFMEKISEITTGSVSLKLYKGSASVTGRKSPSVN encoded by the coding sequence AACATTAGTTATTGCTTTAACTGTTTCCCGTTTACTTTCACTACTCGGAAAATCTGTTGCAGATATGTGGAGATAGGATTTGAGTCAGGCATTCCAGTGACAGTGAACGGGAAGAGGCTATCCCCAGGAAATTTGGTTGCTGAGCTTAATGAGATAGGTGGAAGGCATGGAATAGGCTGTGTCGATATAGTTGAAAACCACATTGTAGGCCTGAAGAGCCGAGGAGTTTATGAAACTCCAGGTGGCACCATTTTCTTCACCGCAGCAAGAGACTTAGAGAGTTTAACACTCGATCGTGAAACACTTCAGCTTAAAGACTCGTTAGCAATTAAGTATGCAGAGTTAGTGTATGCTGGAAGGTGGTTCGATCCTCTTCGTGAGTCAATGGATGCATTCATGGAAAAGATCTCAGAGATTACAACAGGTTCAGTGAGTTTGAAACTGTATAAAGGCAGTGCTTCTGTGACGGGTCGGAAGAGTCCTTCTGTTAATTAA
- the LOC11419137 gene encoding putative pentatricopeptide repeat-containing protein At1g12700, mitochondrial, with protein MLQISPTPPILQFNHILASLVKINHYPTAISLFRQLEFNGIKPSIVTLTILMNCYCHTGGITFLFSILTKILKMGYEPNSITFTTLIKGMCLNGQAYEALLFHDHVVAHGFKLDQVSYAILMNGLCKMGETRAAMQMLRKTWVNADVVMYSTIIDSLCKGKFVTDAYRLYSEMIAKGIFPNVYTFSILVDALCKDRKGKQAMNLLAMMMKKGVKPNVVTYGAIMDGYCLVNQVNKALNIFNVMVQEGVEPNVWCYNIIINGLCKKKRVDEAMNLFKEMHWKKINPDVVTYNILIDGLCKLGKISTSLELVDEMRSIGKTVDIITYNSLLHALCKNHHLDQAITLVKEIKDQGIQPNVCTYTTLIDGLCKDGRLEDAYVIFQEILTEGYHITVWTYNVMINGLCKKGLFDEALALLSRMEDNACIPDAVSYETIIYALSEKGETVKTNKLLCAMIVRGLSKRLKKKVKLLFSN; from the coding sequence ATGCTCCAAATTTCTCCAACCCCGCCCATTCTCCAATTTAACCACATTTTAGCTTCCCTTGTTAAGATCAACCATTACCCTACCGCTATTTCTCTTTTTCGTCAATTAGAATTCAATGGAATTAAACCATCTATCGTCACTCTCACTATTTTGATGAATTGTTACTGCCACACCGGCGGAATaacttttctcttttcaatactCACCAAAATTCTCAAGATGGGTTACGAGCCCAATTCCATAACATTCACTACCCTTATCAAAGGCATGTGTCTTAACGGTCAAGCTTACGAGGCTCTACTTTTCCACGACCATGTGGTTGCACATGGATTTAAGCTGGACCAAGTTAGTTACGCTATCCTGATGAATGGGTTATGTAAAATGGGAGAAACAAGAGCAGCTATGCAAATGCTGAGAAAAACATGGGTTAACGCTGACGTGGTAATGTATAGCACAATCATTGATAGTTTGTGTAAAGGAAAATTTGTAACCGATGCTTATAGGTTATATTCTGAAATGATTGCCAAGGGGATTTTTCCAAATGTTTATACTTTTAGCATACTAGTTGACGCACTATGCAAGGATCGAAAGGGGAAACAAGCTATGAATTTGTTGGCTATGATGATGAAAAAAGGTGTAAAACCGAATGTTGTTACTTATGGTGCTATAATGGATGGATATTGCTTAGTTAATCAAGTGAACAAGGCTTTAAATATATTCAATGTGATGGTCCAGGAGGGAGTGGAGCCGAATGTTTGGTGCTACAATATCATTATTAATGGATTGTGCAAGAAAAAAAGGGTGGATGAAGCCATGAATCTCTTTAAAGAGATGCATTGGAAAAAGATTAATCCTGATGTGGTAACTTACAATATCCTTATTGATGGTTTGTGCAAATTAGGGAAAATCTCAACTTCTTTGGAGCTTGTTGATGAGATGCGTAGTATAGGGAAAACGGTCGATATAATCACTTATAATTCTTTATTGCATGCTTTATGCAAAAATCATCATCTCGACCAGGCAATTACATTGGTTAAGGAAATTAAAGACCAAGGTATTCAGCCAAATGTTTGCACATATACTACACTAATTGATGGACTATGCAAAGATGGAAGACTTGAGGATGCATATGTGATTTTTCAGGAGATTTTAACTGAAGGCTATCATATAACTGTTTGGACGTATAATGTTATGATAAATGGGCTTTGTAAGAAGGGTTTGTTTGATGAAGCACTTGCCTTGTTATCAAGAATGGAAGACAATGCTTGCATTCCTGATGCTGTAAGTTATGAAACAATTATTTATGCTCTCTCTGAAAAAGGTGAGACAGTTAAGACAAATAAACTTCTATGTGCAATGATTGTGAGAGGTCTTtctaaaagattaaaaaaaaaagttaagctGTTGTTTAGTAActaa